Proteins co-encoded in one Micropterus dolomieu isolate WLL.071019.BEF.003 ecotype Adirondacks linkage group LG19, ASM2129224v1, whole genome shotgun sequence genomic window:
- the sec24b gene encoding protein transport protein Sec24B isoform X2 has product MSAPGYRNLNSSVSYSQNSTPNGGAAPPYQNGPAQTYQSMYPPTGCYGPPPQQQSYPTVPAHSTLAPNKAPITNSAHSANYYQSHHQQNQHHHHHHLPQHHVAPSPYSAPSSSAPPSQPYATLPSPGPPPSNAQYNQQQHPPYATPGSYYGQQSYHLPPPQPSQQQQQQPSLMPAPAGGPGAPLYPIVSYPSAPGSSQYGTLSSSQSTSTPGVMPTQMGAPLHQYSTSRPASTTTVQPGYSVAPPSQLVPTVNGQGSTVHQHYDQSHQASLSYDSYGRVSHSSGGGAEADQPPSGTPSTSVHSSPGHHQGMQYGYVTNSGASSASATTSGPAAGPSSSSSDDDEEEEDEDEEAGGDTSSSTTGSASPVPNSYDSLEGGNYPDSMPPSNNMTNQAAPYSNYAYPSMQPAYQQGPSSHTDSSPSHDPYGQSSYQQCSQPFPNLSQLSAALGGLSGVPELELEALSPVNLLQERNLLPPRPLEAPEPNLTPDLKKVNCSPQTFRCTLTSIPQTQALLNKARLPLGLLLHPFRDLQLPVITSNTIVRCRSCRTYINPFVSFLDQRRWKCNLCYRVNDVPDEFMYNPVTRSYGEPHKRPEVQNPTVEFIASSDYMLRPPQPAAYLFVLDVSHNAVEAGYLKYFCELLLENLDKLPGDTRTRVGFLTFDSTIHFYNLQEGLSQPQMLVVSDIDDIFIPSHDSLMVNLKESKELVNDLLTSLPGMFSQSMETHSALGPALQAAFKLMSPTGGRVTVFQTQLPTLGAGALQSREDPNQRSSTKGVQHLGPATDFYKKLALDCSGQQIGVDLFLLSSQYADLASLSCISKYSAGSVFYYPSFHYIHNPAQLEKFQRDLERYLTRKIGFEAVMRIRCTKGLSIHTFHGNFFVRSTDLLSLANVNPDSAFAVQMSIEDSLADSSLACFQAALLYTSSKGKRRIRVHTMCLPVVNQLSDVYAGADVQAITVLLANMAIDRSISSSLSDARDALVNAVVDLVSAYKSNVSNLQQAGLVVPASMRLFPVYILSLLKQKALRTGTSTRLDERVFAMCEFKTQPLQQLMRMVHPDLYRLDNMSEQGALHLNDTVVPQPHLLHLSAERVSRDGAFLMDCGNVFYLWIGKCCNEMFIRDVLGCPNYASIPTNMSHIPELETPLSERVRAFLDWLQDNRAFSSIIHVVKDDASAKATFFQHLVEDKSESASSYYEFLQHIQQQMSK; this is encoded by the exons ATGTCTGCGCCGGGTTACAGAAACCTTAACAGCTCCGTCAGCTACAGCCAGAACTCGACGCCGAACGGCGGAGCTGCGCCCCCCTACCAGAATG GTCCTGCACAGACATACCAATCCATGTATCCACCTACAGGCTGCTATGGACCCCCACCTCAACAACAGAGCTACCCCACCGTTCCTGCTCACTCCACACTTGCTCCCAACAAAGCACCCATCACGAACAGTGCCCACAGTGCTAACTACTACCAGAGCCACCATCAGCAAaatcaacaccaccaccaccatcaccttCCTCAGCATCATGTAGCACCCTCCCCATACAGTGCACCCTCGAGCTCTGCCCCTCCATCTCAGCCATATGCCACCCTTCCCTCTCCAGGACCACCACCATCAAATGCCCAGtacaaccagcagcagcatccaCCATATGCCACGCCAGGATCCTACTATGGACAACAGTCGTACCACCTTCCCCCACCACAGCCctctcaacagcagcagcagcagcccagtTTGATGCCTGCACCAGCAGGTGGCCCTGGAGCACCCCTCTACCCAATTGTTTCCTACCCGTCGGCGCCTGGAAGTAGCCAGTACGGCACCTTGAGTTCCTCCCAGAGCACCTCTACGCCTGGAGTCATGCCCACTCAGATGGGTGCACCCCTACATCAGTACAGTACCTCTCGGCCGGCCTCAACAACAACAGTGCAGCCTGGGTACAGTGTCGCTCCTCCTAGTCAACTGGTGCCGACAGTCAATGGTCAAGGAAGCACAG TCCACCAGCACTATGACCAAAGCCACCAGGCATCTCTGAGCTATGACTCCTATGGCAGGGTCAGCCACAGCAGTGGTGGTGGCGCAGAAGCAGACCAGCCACCCTCAGGAACCCCCTCCACTTCAGTCCATTCCTCGCCGGGCCACCACCAAG GCATGCAGTATGGATATGTTACTAATAGTGGAGCAAGCTCTGCCTCTGCCACCACCTCAGGCCCAGCCGCAGGCCCCTCGTCATCCAgctctgatgatgatgaggaggaggaagatgaggatgaGGAAGCAG GTGGTGACACGTCCTCTTCCACTACAGGCAGTGCCTCTCCGGTGCCCAACAGCTATGATTCCCTGGAAGGGGGAAACTATCCGG ATTCCATGCCGCCTTCCAACAATATGACCAACCAGGCCGCGCCCTATAGCAACTATGCTTACCCCAGCATGCAGCCAGCCTATCAGCAGGGGCCGTCCTCCCACACAGACTCTTCACCTTCTCATGACCCGTATGGTCAGTCAAGCTACCAGCAGTGCTCTCAG CCATTCCCAAACCTGTCCCAGCTATCTGCAGCCTTGGGCGGGCTGAGCGGCGTGccagagctggagctggaggCCCTGAGCCCAGTCAACCTGCTACAGGAGAGAAACCTGCTGCCCCCGAGGCCCCTTGAAGCCCCCGAACCCAACCTCACCCCTGACCTCAAAAAGGTCAACTGTAGTCCACA GACATTCAGGTGTACCCTGACCAGCATCCCCCAGACTCAGGCTTTACTCAACAAGGCCAGGCTCCCTCTgggcctcctcctccaccccttTAGAGACTTACAG TTACCGGTGATAACATCGAACACGATAGTTCGCTGTCGCTCTTGTCGCACCTACATCAATCCGTTTGTCTCCTTCCTGGATCAGCGCAGGTGGAAGTGCAACCTCTGTTATCGGGTCAATGATG TTCCAGATGAGTTTATGTACAACCCAGTCACCAGATCGTATGGCGAGCCCCATAAGAGACCAGAGGTCCAAAACCCCACTGTGGAGTTCATTGCCTCCTCAGACTACATG ttgCGGCCCCCTCAGCCAGCGGCCTACCTCTTTGTTCTGGATGTGTCTCACAATGCTGTGGAAGCAGGCTACCTTAAGTATTTCTGTGAATTACTACTGGAGAACCTGGATAA GTTGCCTGGGGATACACGCACCAGGGTGGGATTCCTCACCTTCGACAGCACCATCCACTTCTACAACCTCCAGGAGGGACTGTCCCAGCCGCAGATGCTTGTAGTATCGGACATAGACG acATCTTCATACCGTCTCATGACAGTCTGATGGTGAACCTAAAGGAAAGCAAAGAG CTGGTGAATGACCTGTTGACGTCACTGCCGGGCATGTTCAGCCAGAGCATGGAGACCCACAGTGCCCTTGGCCCTGCGTTACAAGCCGCCTTCAAGCTCATGTCACCCACTGGGGGCCGTGTCACAGTGTTTCAGACCCAGTTGCCCACACTAGGTGCTGGTGCGCTGCAGTCAAGGGAAGACCCCAACCAGCGCTCGAGCACTAAG GGAGTTCAGCACCTCGGCCCAGCCACAGACTTCTATAAGAAACTCGCACTGGACTGCTCTGGTCAACAAATTGGGGTTGATCTTTTCCTGCTCAGCTCCCAGTATGCTGACCTTGCCTCGCTAT CATGTATCTCCAAATATTCAGCGGGCAGCGTATTTTACTACCCCTCCTTCCATTACATCCACAACCCGGCTCAACTGGAGAAGTTCCAGAGAGATCTCGAGCGCTACCTCACCAGGAAGATCGGCTTTGAGGCGGTCATGAGAATACGATGCACTAAAG GTTTATCCATCCATACGTTCCACGGTAACTTCTTTGTGCGCTCCACTGACCTGCTGTCCCTGGCTAATGTGAACCCAGACTCTGCCTTTGCTGTCCAGATGTCAATTGAAGACTCTCTGGCAGACTCGTCTCTGGCCTGCTTCCAGGCTGCTCTGCTCTACACCTCCAGTAAAG GAAAAAGGCGAATACGGGTCCATACTATGTGTCTGCCGGTGGTCAACCAACTGAGTGATGTGTATGCCGGAGCTGATGTTCAGGCCATCACTGTTCTGCTGGCCAATATGG CTATCGACCGCTCGATATCGTCCAGTCTGTCAGATGCTCGTGATGCCCTGGTGAATGCAGTGGTGGATTTGGTGAGCGCCTACAAGAGCAACGTGTCAAACCTACAGCAGGCCGGCCTTGTCGTCCCTGCTTCTATGCGCCTCTTCCCAGTTTACATCCTCTCCCTGCTCAAACAG AAAGCTTTACGGACAGGCACCAGCACGCGGCTGGACGAGCGGGTCTTCGCCATGTGTGAGTTCAAGACGCAGCCGCTGCAGCAGCTGATGCGGATGGTTCATCCTGACCTGTACAGGCTGGACAACATGTCTGAACAG GGGGCGCTCCATCTGAACGACACAGTGGTTCCCCAACCTCATCTGCTCCACCTGTCTGCTGAGAGGGTGAGCAGAGATGGAGCTTTCCTCATGGACTGTGGCAAC gtgTTTTATCTTTGGATCGGCAAATGCTGCAATGAGATGTTCATCAGAGATGTTCTGGGCTGCCCCAACTATGCTTCAATACCCACCAACATG AGTCACATTCCTGAGCTGGAGACTCCTTTGTCTGAGAGAGTGCGAGCGTTCCTCGACTGGCTGCAGGACAACAGAGCATTTAGCTCCATTATACATGTCGTCAA GGACGATGCTTCAGCTAAAGCTACGTTCTTCCAGCATCTGGTGGAGGATAAGTCTGAGTCGGCATCTTCATACTATGAATTCCTGCAGCACATTCAGCAGCAGATGTCCAAGTAG
- the sec24b gene encoding protein transport protein Sec24B isoform X1 — protein sequence MSAPGYRNLNSSVSYSQNSTPNGGAAPPYQNGPAQTYQSMYPPTGCYGPPPQQQSYPTVPAHSTLAPNKAPITNSAHSANYYQSHHQQNQHHHHHHLPQHHVAPSPYSAPSSSAPPSQPYATLPSPGPPPSNAQYNQQQHPPYATPGSYYGQQSYHLPPPQPSQQQQQQPSLMPAPAGGPGAPLYPIVSYPSAPGSSQYGTLSSSQSTSTPGVMPTQMGAPLHQYSTSRPASTTTVQPGYSVAPPSQLVPTVNGQGSTVHQHYDQSHQASLSYDSYGRVSHSSGGGAEADQPPSGTPSTSVHSSPGHHQGMQYGYVTNSGASSASATTSGPAAGPSSSSSDDDEEEEDEDEEAGGDTSSSTTGSASPVPNSYDSLEGGNYPDSMPPSNNMTNQAAPYSNYAYPSMQPAYQQGPSSHTDSSPSHDPYGQSSYQQCSQPFPNLSQLSAALGGLSGVPELELEALSPVNLLQERNLLPPRPLEAPEPNLTPDLKKVNCSPQTFRCTLTSIPQTQALLNKARLPLGLLLHPFRDLQQLPVITSNTIVRCRSCRTYINPFVSFLDQRRWKCNLCYRVNDVPDEFMYNPVTRSYGEPHKRPEVQNPTVEFIASSDYMLRPPQPAAYLFVLDVSHNAVEAGYLKYFCELLLENLDKLPGDTRTRVGFLTFDSTIHFYNLQEGLSQPQMLVVSDIDDIFIPSHDSLMVNLKESKELVNDLLTSLPGMFSQSMETHSALGPALQAAFKLMSPTGGRVTVFQTQLPTLGAGALQSREDPNQRSSTKGVQHLGPATDFYKKLALDCSGQQIGVDLFLLSSQYADLASLSCISKYSAGSVFYYPSFHYIHNPAQLEKFQRDLERYLTRKIGFEAVMRIRCTKGLSIHTFHGNFFVRSTDLLSLANVNPDSAFAVQMSIEDSLADSSLACFQAALLYTSSKGKRRIRVHTMCLPVVNQLSDVYAGADVQAITVLLANMAIDRSISSSLSDARDALVNAVVDLVSAYKSNVSNLQQAGLVVPASMRLFPVYILSLLKQKALRTGTSTRLDERVFAMCEFKTQPLQQLMRMVHPDLYRLDNMSEQGALHLNDTVVPQPHLLHLSAERVSRDGAFLMDCGNVFYLWIGKCCNEMFIRDVLGCPNYASIPTNMSHIPELETPLSERVRAFLDWLQDNRAFSSIIHVVKDDASAKATFFQHLVEDKSESASSYYEFLQHIQQQMSK from the exons ATGTCTGCGCCGGGTTACAGAAACCTTAACAGCTCCGTCAGCTACAGCCAGAACTCGACGCCGAACGGCGGAGCTGCGCCCCCCTACCAGAATG GTCCTGCACAGACATACCAATCCATGTATCCACCTACAGGCTGCTATGGACCCCCACCTCAACAACAGAGCTACCCCACCGTTCCTGCTCACTCCACACTTGCTCCCAACAAAGCACCCATCACGAACAGTGCCCACAGTGCTAACTACTACCAGAGCCACCATCAGCAAaatcaacaccaccaccaccatcaccttCCTCAGCATCATGTAGCACCCTCCCCATACAGTGCACCCTCGAGCTCTGCCCCTCCATCTCAGCCATATGCCACCCTTCCCTCTCCAGGACCACCACCATCAAATGCCCAGtacaaccagcagcagcatccaCCATATGCCACGCCAGGATCCTACTATGGACAACAGTCGTACCACCTTCCCCCACCACAGCCctctcaacagcagcagcagcagcccagtTTGATGCCTGCACCAGCAGGTGGCCCTGGAGCACCCCTCTACCCAATTGTTTCCTACCCGTCGGCGCCTGGAAGTAGCCAGTACGGCACCTTGAGTTCCTCCCAGAGCACCTCTACGCCTGGAGTCATGCCCACTCAGATGGGTGCACCCCTACATCAGTACAGTACCTCTCGGCCGGCCTCAACAACAACAGTGCAGCCTGGGTACAGTGTCGCTCCTCCTAGTCAACTGGTGCCGACAGTCAATGGTCAAGGAAGCACAG TCCACCAGCACTATGACCAAAGCCACCAGGCATCTCTGAGCTATGACTCCTATGGCAGGGTCAGCCACAGCAGTGGTGGTGGCGCAGAAGCAGACCAGCCACCCTCAGGAACCCCCTCCACTTCAGTCCATTCCTCGCCGGGCCACCACCAAG GCATGCAGTATGGATATGTTACTAATAGTGGAGCAAGCTCTGCCTCTGCCACCACCTCAGGCCCAGCCGCAGGCCCCTCGTCATCCAgctctgatgatgatgaggaggaggaagatgaggatgaGGAAGCAG GTGGTGACACGTCCTCTTCCACTACAGGCAGTGCCTCTCCGGTGCCCAACAGCTATGATTCCCTGGAAGGGGGAAACTATCCGG ATTCCATGCCGCCTTCCAACAATATGACCAACCAGGCCGCGCCCTATAGCAACTATGCTTACCCCAGCATGCAGCCAGCCTATCAGCAGGGGCCGTCCTCCCACACAGACTCTTCACCTTCTCATGACCCGTATGGTCAGTCAAGCTACCAGCAGTGCTCTCAG CCATTCCCAAACCTGTCCCAGCTATCTGCAGCCTTGGGCGGGCTGAGCGGCGTGccagagctggagctggaggCCCTGAGCCCAGTCAACCTGCTACAGGAGAGAAACCTGCTGCCCCCGAGGCCCCTTGAAGCCCCCGAACCCAACCTCACCCCTGACCTCAAAAAGGTCAACTGTAGTCCACA GACATTCAGGTGTACCCTGACCAGCATCCCCCAGACTCAGGCTTTACTCAACAAGGCCAGGCTCCCTCTgggcctcctcctccaccccttTAGAGACTTACAG caGTTACCGGTGATAACATCGAACACGATAGTTCGCTGTCGCTCTTGTCGCACCTACATCAATCCGTTTGTCTCCTTCCTGGATCAGCGCAGGTGGAAGTGCAACCTCTGTTATCGGGTCAATGATG TTCCAGATGAGTTTATGTACAACCCAGTCACCAGATCGTATGGCGAGCCCCATAAGAGACCAGAGGTCCAAAACCCCACTGTGGAGTTCATTGCCTCCTCAGACTACATG ttgCGGCCCCCTCAGCCAGCGGCCTACCTCTTTGTTCTGGATGTGTCTCACAATGCTGTGGAAGCAGGCTACCTTAAGTATTTCTGTGAATTACTACTGGAGAACCTGGATAA GTTGCCTGGGGATACACGCACCAGGGTGGGATTCCTCACCTTCGACAGCACCATCCACTTCTACAACCTCCAGGAGGGACTGTCCCAGCCGCAGATGCTTGTAGTATCGGACATAGACG acATCTTCATACCGTCTCATGACAGTCTGATGGTGAACCTAAAGGAAAGCAAAGAG CTGGTGAATGACCTGTTGACGTCACTGCCGGGCATGTTCAGCCAGAGCATGGAGACCCACAGTGCCCTTGGCCCTGCGTTACAAGCCGCCTTCAAGCTCATGTCACCCACTGGGGGCCGTGTCACAGTGTTTCAGACCCAGTTGCCCACACTAGGTGCTGGTGCGCTGCAGTCAAGGGAAGACCCCAACCAGCGCTCGAGCACTAAG GGAGTTCAGCACCTCGGCCCAGCCACAGACTTCTATAAGAAACTCGCACTGGACTGCTCTGGTCAACAAATTGGGGTTGATCTTTTCCTGCTCAGCTCCCAGTATGCTGACCTTGCCTCGCTAT CATGTATCTCCAAATATTCAGCGGGCAGCGTATTTTACTACCCCTCCTTCCATTACATCCACAACCCGGCTCAACTGGAGAAGTTCCAGAGAGATCTCGAGCGCTACCTCACCAGGAAGATCGGCTTTGAGGCGGTCATGAGAATACGATGCACTAAAG GTTTATCCATCCATACGTTCCACGGTAACTTCTTTGTGCGCTCCACTGACCTGCTGTCCCTGGCTAATGTGAACCCAGACTCTGCCTTTGCTGTCCAGATGTCAATTGAAGACTCTCTGGCAGACTCGTCTCTGGCCTGCTTCCAGGCTGCTCTGCTCTACACCTCCAGTAAAG GAAAAAGGCGAATACGGGTCCATACTATGTGTCTGCCGGTGGTCAACCAACTGAGTGATGTGTATGCCGGAGCTGATGTTCAGGCCATCACTGTTCTGCTGGCCAATATGG CTATCGACCGCTCGATATCGTCCAGTCTGTCAGATGCTCGTGATGCCCTGGTGAATGCAGTGGTGGATTTGGTGAGCGCCTACAAGAGCAACGTGTCAAACCTACAGCAGGCCGGCCTTGTCGTCCCTGCTTCTATGCGCCTCTTCCCAGTTTACATCCTCTCCCTGCTCAAACAG AAAGCTTTACGGACAGGCACCAGCACGCGGCTGGACGAGCGGGTCTTCGCCATGTGTGAGTTCAAGACGCAGCCGCTGCAGCAGCTGATGCGGATGGTTCATCCTGACCTGTACAGGCTGGACAACATGTCTGAACAG GGGGCGCTCCATCTGAACGACACAGTGGTTCCCCAACCTCATCTGCTCCACCTGTCTGCTGAGAGGGTGAGCAGAGATGGAGCTTTCCTCATGGACTGTGGCAAC gtgTTTTATCTTTGGATCGGCAAATGCTGCAATGAGATGTTCATCAGAGATGTTCTGGGCTGCCCCAACTATGCTTCAATACCCACCAACATG AGTCACATTCCTGAGCTGGAGACTCCTTTGTCTGAGAGAGTGCGAGCGTTCCTCGACTGGCTGCAGGACAACAGAGCATTTAGCTCCATTATACATGTCGTCAA GGACGATGCTTCAGCTAAAGCTACGTTCTTCCAGCATCTGGTGGAGGATAAGTCTGAGTCGGCATCTTCATACTATGAATTCCTGCAGCACATTCAGCAGCAGATGTCCAAGTAG
- the sec24b gene encoding protein transport protein Sec24B isoform X4, which yields MSAPGYRNLNSSVSYSQNSTPNGGAAPPYQNGPAQTYQSMYPPTGCYGPPPQQQSYPTVPAHSTLAPNKAPITNSAHSANYYQSHHQQNQHHHHHHLPQHHVAPSPYSAPSSSAPPSQPYATLPSPGPPPSNAQYNQQQHPPYATPGSYYGQQSYHLPPPQPSQQQQQQPSLMPAPAGGPGAPLYPIVSYPSAPGSSQYGTLSSSQSTSTPGVMPTQMGAPLHQYSTSRPASTTTVQPGYSVAPPSQLVPTVNGQGSTVHQHYDQSHQASLSYDSYGRVSHSSGGGAEADQPPSGTPSTSVHSSPGHHQGGDTSSSTTGSASPVPNSYDSLEGGNYPDSMPPSNNMTNQAAPYSNYAYPSMQPAYQQGPSSHTDSSPSHDPYGQSSYQQCSQPFPNLSQLSAALGGLSGVPELELEALSPVNLLQERNLLPPRPLEAPEPNLTPDLKKVNCSPQTFRCTLTSIPQTQALLNKARLPLGLLLHPFRDLQQLPVITSNTIVRCRSCRTYINPFVSFLDQRRWKCNLCYRVNDVPDEFMYNPVTRSYGEPHKRPEVQNPTVEFIASSDYMLRPPQPAAYLFVLDVSHNAVEAGYLKYFCELLLENLDKLPGDTRTRVGFLTFDSTIHFYNLQEGLSQPQMLVVSDIDDIFIPSHDSLMVNLKESKELVNDLLTSLPGMFSQSMETHSALGPALQAAFKLMSPTGGRVTVFQTQLPTLGAGALQSREDPNQRSSTKGVQHLGPATDFYKKLALDCSGQQIGVDLFLLSSQYADLASLSCISKYSAGSVFYYPSFHYIHNPAQLEKFQRDLERYLTRKIGFEAVMRIRCTKGLSIHTFHGNFFVRSTDLLSLANVNPDSAFAVQMSIEDSLADSSLACFQAALLYTSSKGKRRIRVHTMCLPVVNQLSDVYAGADVQAITVLLANMAIDRSISSSLSDARDALVNAVVDLVSAYKSNVSNLQQAGLVVPASMRLFPVYILSLLKQKALRTGTSTRLDERVFAMCEFKTQPLQQLMRMVHPDLYRLDNMSEQGALHLNDTVVPQPHLLHLSAERVSRDGAFLMDCGNVFYLWIGKCCNEMFIRDVLGCPNYASIPTNMSHIPELETPLSERVRAFLDWLQDNRAFSSIIHVVKDDASAKATFFQHLVEDKSESASSYYEFLQHIQQQMSK from the exons ATGTCTGCGCCGGGTTACAGAAACCTTAACAGCTCCGTCAGCTACAGCCAGAACTCGACGCCGAACGGCGGAGCTGCGCCCCCCTACCAGAATG GTCCTGCACAGACATACCAATCCATGTATCCACCTACAGGCTGCTATGGACCCCCACCTCAACAACAGAGCTACCCCACCGTTCCTGCTCACTCCACACTTGCTCCCAACAAAGCACCCATCACGAACAGTGCCCACAGTGCTAACTACTACCAGAGCCACCATCAGCAAaatcaacaccaccaccaccatcaccttCCTCAGCATCATGTAGCACCCTCCCCATACAGTGCACCCTCGAGCTCTGCCCCTCCATCTCAGCCATATGCCACCCTTCCCTCTCCAGGACCACCACCATCAAATGCCCAGtacaaccagcagcagcatccaCCATATGCCACGCCAGGATCCTACTATGGACAACAGTCGTACCACCTTCCCCCACCACAGCCctctcaacagcagcagcagcagcccagtTTGATGCCTGCACCAGCAGGTGGCCCTGGAGCACCCCTCTACCCAATTGTTTCCTACCCGTCGGCGCCTGGAAGTAGCCAGTACGGCACCTTGAGTTCCTCCCAGAGCACCTCTACGCCTGGAGTCATGCCCACTCAGATGGGTGCACCCCTACATCAGTACAGTACCTCTCGGCCGGCCTCAACAACAACAGTGCAGCCTGGGTACAGTGTCGCTCCTCCTAGTCAACTGGTGCCGACAGTCAATGGTCAAGGAAGCACAG TCCACCAGCACTATGACCAAAGCCACCAGGCATCTCTGAGCTATGACTCCTATGGCAGGGTCAGCCACAGCAGTGGTGGTGGCGCAGAAGCAGACCAGCCACCCTCAGGAACCCCCTCCACTTCAGTCCATTCCTCGCCGGGCCACCACCAAG GTGGTGACACGTCCTCTTCCACTACAGGCAGTGCCTCTCCGGTGCCCAACAGCTATGATTCCCTGGAAGGGGGAAACTATCCGG ATTCCATGCCGCCTTCCAACAATATGACCAACCAGGCCGCGCCCTATAGCAACTATGCTTACCCCAGCATGCAGCCAGCCTATCAGCAGGGGCCGTCCTCCCACACAGACTCTTCACCTTCTCATGACCCGTATGGTCAGTCAAGCTACCAGCAGTGCTCTCAG CCATTCCCAAACCTGTCCCAGCTATCTGCAGCCTTGGGCGGGCTGAGCGGCGTGccagagctggagctggaggCCCTGAGCCCAGTCAACCTGCTACAGGAGAGAAACCTGCTGCCCCCGAGGCCCCTTGAAGCCCCCGAACCCAACCTCACCCCTGACCTCAAAAAGGTCAACTGTAGTCCACA GACATTCAGGTGTACCCTGACCAGCATCCCCCAGACTCAGGCTTTACTCAACAAGGCCAGGCTCCCTCTgggcctcctcctccaccccttTAGAGACTTACAG caGTTACCGGTGATAACATCGAACACGATAGTTCGCTGTCGCTCTTGTCGCACCTACATCAATCCGTTTGTCTCCTTCCTGGATCAGCGCAGGTGGAAGTGCAACCTCTGTTATCGGGTCAATGATG TTCCAGATGAGTTTATGTACAACCCAGTCACCAGATCGTATGGCGAGCCCCATAAGAGACCAGAGGTCCAAAACCCCACTGTGGAGTTCATTGCCTCCTCAGACTACATG ttgCGGCCCCCTCAGCCAGCGGCCTACCTCTTTGTTCTGGATGTGTCTCACAATGCTGTGGAAGCAGGCTACCTTAAGTATTTCTGTGAATTACTACTGGAGAACCTGGATAA GTTGCCTGGGGATACACGCACCAGGGTGGGATTCCTCACCTTCGACAGCACCATCCACTTCTACAACCTCCAGGAGGGACTGTCCCAGCCGCAGATGCTTGTAGTATCGGACATAGACG acATCTTCATACCGTCTCATGACAGTCTGATGGTGAACCTAAAGGAAAGCAAAGAG CTGGTGAATGACCTGTTGACGTCACTGCCGGGCATGTTCAGCCAGAGCATGGAGACCCACAGTGCCCTTGGCCCTGCGTTACAAGCCGCCTTCAAGCTCATGTCACCCACTGGGGGCCGTGTCACAGTGTTTCAGACCCAGTTGCCCACACTAGGTGCTGGTGCGCTGCAGTCAAGGGAAGACCCCAACCAGCGCTCGAGCACTAAG GGAGTTCAGCACCTCGGCCCAGCCACAGACTTCTATAAGAAACTCGCACTGGACTGCTCTGGTCAACAAATTGGGGTTGATCTTTTCCTGCTCAGCTCCCAGTATGCTGACCTTGCCTCGCTAT CATGTATCTCCAAATATTCAGCGGGCAGCGTATTTTACTACCCCTCCTTCCATTACATCCACAACCCGGCTCAACTGGAGAAGTTCCAGAGAGATCTCGAGCGCTACCTCACCAGGAAGATCGGCTTTGAGGCGGTCATGAGAATACGATGCACTAAAG GTTTATCCATCCATACGTTCCACGGTAACTTCTTTGTGCGCTCCACTGACCTGCTGTCCCTGGCTAATGTGAACCCAGACTCTGCCTTTGCTGTCCAGATGTCAATTGAAGACTCTCTGGCAGACTCGTCTCTGGCCTGCTTCCAGGCTGCTCTGCTCTACACCTCCAGTAAAG GAAAAAGGCGAATACGGGTCCATACTATGTGTCTGCCGGTGGTCAACCAACTGAGTGATGTGTATGCCGGAGCTGATGTTCAGGCCATCACTGTTCTGCTGGCCAATATGG CTATCGACCGCTCGATATCGTCCAGTCTGTCAGATGCTCGTGATGCCCTGGTGAATGCAGTGGTGGATTTGGTGAGCGCCTACAAGAGCAACGTGTCAAACCTACAGCAGGCCGGCCTTGTCGTCCCTGCTTCTATGCGCCTCTTCCCAGTTTACATCCTCTCCCTGCTCAAACAG AAAGCTTTACGGACAGGCACCAGCACGCGGCTGGACGAGCGGGTCTTCGCCATGTGTGAGTTCAAGACGCAGCCGCTGCAGCAGCTGATGCGGATGGTTCATCCTGACCTGTACAGGCTGGACAACATGTCTGAACAG GGGGCGCTCCATCTGAACGACACAGTGGTTCCCCAACCTCATCTGCTCCACCTGTCTGCTGAGAGGGTGAGCAGAGATGGAGCTTTCCTCATGGACTGTGGCAAC gtgTTTTATCTTTGGATCGGCAAATGCTGCAATGAGATGTTCATCAGAGATGTTCTGGGCTGCCCCAACTATGCTTCAATACCCACCAACATG AGTCACATTCCTGAGCTGGAGACTCCTTTGTCTGAGAGAGTGCGAGCGTTCCTCGACTGGCTGCAGGACAACAGAGCATTTAGCTCCATTATACATGTCGTCAA GGACGATGCTTCAGCTAAAGCTACGTTCTTCCAGCATCTGGTGGAGGATAAGTCTGAGTCGGCATCTTCATACTATGAATTCCTGCAGCACATTCAGCAGCAGATGTCCAAGTAG